The following is a genomic window from Ktedonobacterales bacterium.
CTCATGTCTTCAGGGAACGCATGGAAAGCGCGGTGAACCAGGGCGTGGCCGTCAATAAGCATCAACGTTGGCCTGGACTGCTCATTGGCCCCGGAAACATCGGCTCCGTTCTGGCTGATTTCGCTCATCGCAAGCCTCTATGTTCTATCTAGCCTCTATCATTTAGCCTGGAGAGGCTCAAACAGCGATAGGAAGCGGGCGATAGGAGTCGGCCCCCAAACTATTCGCATAATTGCGCCGTTGTAGGGCCGCTGTCTATCAATTGAAGCTTAAGAAGTTATTCTTCGCGGCAAGGTTATTTTCGGCAAGATGCGGTTCTTTATTAGAACAGATGTCGGTCCCCTATAGGAACATCATAGCACATCTGGTCCGGGACTGCTATCTTGGAGGCGCTAAACCCAAGAAGCGTGAAAGCTAGCAGCAAGACAAGCAAAAGTCAGATCGCCTGGTGTAGACGCCCCTCACAGATGAGCCATCTACGCTCTTAAGTTTATCGCATGGCTTAAGAGTTATAGTGGTGGCAAGAAACTCAATGGAGCGAGGTTACTGCCAGCCAGATGGCCGCTCCCCCGCTCATAAAGCTTGCCAGGAAACACAGCAAGCCAACGATGAGAGCGATATGCGAGCGCGGAGGCTGCTCCAGGTATGGTTTGCCTGATGCCAGGCGCGCGGTGGAAGCTGGCCGATGAGCCGGGCTACGATTCGGTAAGCCACCACCAGGAGTGGTTCGCGGAGTTGAGCGAGGCGGCGGGACATGGCGATACGCTTCGGTAGGCGCATCATACTCATCCTCTGGCACATTTTCCCAATGGTCCCGTTGCGCGTTTCCTGTAGCTGAAAGGCGCCCGCGCCCTCTTCGTGGGGTACTGGCTCGTGCTGTTGGGCTATCAGCCAGAGCCGGTCCGCTGCTGGGTACGATGCTCACGCGAGCGCCGCACTGACCACAGAAAAGCTCATCTTGCTCTAGCGGCGCGCCACATTTGGGGCAATTTCCGGCTGCTCCAACGCTGATCGCTTGAACTTCCAGATCAGTGGAGGAGTCGAACGTTTCCTTTCCACATTCCTGGCAGGCGCCATGCGCGTCAACAGTATTGGAACCGCAATGTGGGCAAAACATATGTACCTCACCTTTTTTAATTTCCATAGTGCTTAACGCAAAGCAGAGGCCAGAAGTTTCATCTTCTTTATACTCTATCAAGCAAGAGTGGTTTAGAGGTGGCTCTTATTGGTCAGGTTACTGGCGGAGACGGGGCAGGCACACATAAGAGTGCGATATGTTGGGTATCTATCTCCTGGCAAAGCCAGTTCCGCGCTAGAGTGATGACCTGGGCAAGCGGCACAGTGGTTGGCATGAGTAACCAACGAATCCCATAGGTATTGATGATCTGATTCCAATCTGGCTGCCCGTTAAGTAATGCCTGATAATCGTGCAGGGCGCTTTCGTCAAAAGCGTCGGTTCTGGCATCAATCATGATTGGACGTTGGGGAAGTGACCACTCAATGTAATGGGACCATTCCAAAACGGTAAAGCCTGTGCCGTTTGGGAGTGCGCTGCCAGGGATTGCCCCGCGCTTGATGTTTTGTACTGCTTCCACCGGAAGGGCAGTCGGTGAAAAGTGGGCGCCATTGCCCCGCGCTGTCGCTCCTGGGAGCATTCCTGTGAAGAGGAGGGCAAGTACAAAGAGAGCAACCAGCATTCCCAGGAGGCTGGAGCGCAGGTGAGCCTCCAGCGATTCAATCTTCCAGGAGCCGCGAAACAGAGCCTGACAGCACTGTGTAAGTCGTTTATTCTTATCTGCGGTGGCCCATTCGGCTATCCAGGATGTAAGTTCACGTCCCATGATAGGGGCAACGATCACGCCCCAGAGCGATAGAAAGTAAGGAGAGAAGAAAGTCAGGGCAGTGAAAACGCCTACTAACGCCCAGCCGAGCGCCCCAGGTTCACGAGTGGCAAGCTGCGCCAGTCGGCGCTCATTATCTGTGGCTCGCAAGTCAGCGGGATGAGCAGCACGGCCTCCCGCCAGCCAGCCACGCAAGATACCACAGGTTCCCAGCAGCAGAAGCAGGGCGAGAAACAGTTGGCCGGAGAGTTGGTGTATATCTGGTGAGAGTATTTCCCCCGTCTGACCTGACAGCGGTTCGTTGGAGAAAACAGAACCAGCATGCGCCAGTCCGGCAAAGCCCCAGGGTGTGAGGAGGGACGCCAGAAGGCACGCTATCAATACACGAGTTAGCTGCCAGCGGCGCACATCCACATTGCGGGCGCTTGCGGCGTTTGGGAAGAGCCAGACCAGCGCGGTTGCTGTCCCCAATACAACCAACCCGGCGATATAGCTGCTGTCAAGGTTCGCCCAGAGTGCCAGCGCAAACGGCAACGGCCAGAGCTTGCGCCCAGTATTATTGCTTTGCCAGTACGACCAGAGCTGCTCAGACCACCAGAGAGCCAGGAGGAGCGAGAAGATTTGGGGGGTTGCCTGCCAATCAATGGATGTCAGCGCAAGCGCCGCTGCCGTGAGGGGCAGCGCCAGCAGCAGCGACGTTCCGCGCTTGCGAACGGCTCGCAAAAGGAACATGGCGGTGAGAGCAACGATCAGTCCTACCAACCCCAGCAGGCCATTGAGTCCGAACAGACTCAAGACGCCCGCAAAAATGAGATCGGAGAGCCATTCCCAGGCGACCAGCGGTTGCCCATAGCCGACACTGGTAAGCGTATTTGCGGGAACCAGGCCACCATGCAGCAATATATCGCTTCCAAGCCGCAAATGGAGCGCAACACGATCATCCCCGCCAGGGATAGCGCCTTGTCCAAGCAGGATCATTCCCAGCAGCGCCACGCTAAAGACGATGCTCCCTGAAGATGGAGGCAGGAAGCTTGTGGGGCTATGCTTTGTTGGCGTTTTGCCGGAGACGCCTACAGATTCGGTTGGCGCGCTTTTTATAGCCAGTGATTGATCGGTGATAGTTTCCTCCTCATCCGACGTTCCTCGCGTTTACCGCTCTCCTCTACAGTATAGTCTGGGAAGGCTTTCGCTGGCAAATGGTAACGAACTCCTTATCTGGTACCATACTGTAGGGTGCGAAAAGGACGGGGAAGACACCAGCTTATAGTTCCAGATGTCCCAGCGCCTGGAAAGCAGCCGCCTGCGCAGCCTGCCTTTTCGTCTTTCCTGTCCCGCTCCCTGTTATAGCGTGATCATCAGTTAGCAGCACCGCGCACACACACGAAAACAGTTCATCATGTTGCTGACCGAGACGTTCGTATGTATAGGTAACGGCCCTGATGGCAGCCTTTTGCTGCATCTCGTGCAAAGTGCTCATGGCAGTCTGGTTATCGGCTGGAACCGCATGAATAGCCGCCTCTAGAGGTGGCTGAGGAATGAGGTCAAGTAACTGCTGTGCAGCCCTTTGTTCAGCCTGGACCTTTGTCTTCCCCTCCCCCTTTGCTGAATATTTCCTGCCATGCGCGACCACCATCCCTTCGACTGAAATGAGCGGCGCGTGAGGCGGCCCAGATCGGCTTTCCTCGATATACACGGGACGTTCCCACCTGTGCGCCTGTGCTTGTTCCTGAAGCTGGCCCTTATAATTGGGCGGCGCCGCATCCCTGGGTATTGGAGCCGCACGGGCATCGGAACGCTGGCGTGAGTCATCACCTGGCCCATCAGCTATGCTGCCATTCCCTGAATCATCCAAAGAAGCCTCGCTGCTTCCCCTGGCAATGCAGATTAAGAGTTCGACGCCCGCCAACTGTTTTGCCCGATTTTTCTGCTGCGCCTGCTGCCAGGTAGATACATATTCCCGCCCGGCAATGTTCACAGTGACGCGAGCCTGAAAAGAGGGCGTGTGTTCCACCAGAGTAGAAAACTCATAGGCGGGGGCGCTCCAGCCAAGGGTTTGATGCCCCATGAGCAGGATACTCGTCGCATACTCTGGAGTTCGTTGAAGTGCTTGCAACGCTGCCGTCCTCACACGATCCCAGGCTGCTTCACTCGTATTGAAGCGAAACACCAGAGTAAAGAGGTCATGGGCATCCAGTTGGCGTGCCTCCAATCTCCTCAGGATTTCTTGCTCGACGGCTGGTACAAGCCCATACCCCTCAGCGGCTATTCTGATGACGCTGTGAAACGTTCTGGCATTCAGGCGGGATAAGGACAAGCTCGAAGCCGTTGGATCTTGCGCATCTTCTTCAACGATTTTTTTGACGCGCCGAGTATGGAGGTCGAGAAAATACGCCTGTTTCGCCTCTTTGACGGCCTGTTCTCGTTCATTGATACTGGCGGCAATGTGTTCAAGCTCTGCTCTCGGATAGGGAGAGCTTTCTTCATTGAGTACAGACAGGAGAATCCGCTGATTCACCAGATCGGAATAGCGGCGTATCGGCGAGGTCATATGGATATAGGCCGGCAGATTTAAGCCAAAATGCCCCTCCAATGTCGGGGCATACCTGGCTCGTTCCATCGCCAGTTGGAAAGTAGCACTCACCCGCTCAGGAAAGGCCAGCGTTGGCTGCTGAACCGCCATGTCCAGCATTTGGAGTAATGTGAGCCGCTCTGGAGCGATAGCCCTGGCCTTCTGATTCCGATACAACGCCAGGATACCTTTGTTGGCGAAAAAACGCGCAAAAGCCTGGTTGGCAAGAATCATGAATTCAGCCGTAATAAGCTGCGCCTTATATCGTTCTCCTGTACCCAATTTGTGGAGGAACCCTTCCTCCGTCGTGATCCATCCGGCTGGCAGATTATACACCGCCAGCGCGCCCCGTAATCTTCTGCCTCGCAGCAATCCCTGTGCAATCTCATAGGCCAATTGGAGCATAGGCGCCAGATCAGTCTGCGCGTGGTCCAGCTCGCGCTCGACGACGGCGTAGCTGAACCGTTTGCTGCTGGAGAGAGTAGTCAGCGTGATGTCTGGTTCGCCAGGATACAATTGAGCGTCTAATGGGATTGCAATCGTAATGGCAGGACGAGGGCGCCCCTCCAACAAGCTGAGACGGTCTTCTGATAAGGGTCGCGGAAGCATGGGCCGGTAACGCTCACCTTCATAACGGGTAAAAGCCCTCGTGAACGCTGCTTGATCCAGCGCAGGCGTCAGGCGCGGGGTGATCCAGGAGCCAACATCAGCGATACTGACCTGAAGCTGATAGCCACCTTGCGGCAATCGTTCAAGCCAAAAGGCATCATCTAAATCTCGTGAAGTGGGGTTATCAATGGTAATGCCCTGCGCGGCTGGTCGCCCGGCCATGCCCTCGATGATACTCTCTGCCACTATCTGCGCTTCCGCAATGGCCGCAGGAGAAAAAGCTCGCTTGGGGTTCTCGTACTGATATACCATGAAACCGTTGTCCTCGCAGAGGCCATACGCTCAAACACCAACTTGCAGCCGTTCGCAGTCCTCTGCGCCTTGAGGGAGCGCATAGCCTCGCACTCTCCCTAGAATATCGCATCTTACCGGTCTGAACAACACGATATCAAAAGGAACAAAAGAGATGTGATGTAGAGTTTTTCACCGCTTGCCTCTTGCAAAGAGCGCAGCCTTCTTGTATCATATAATATATGACTGACCGCCCACCCACTTTAGCCTGTCCCTCTGCTATCGTTTCGATGCCAACCTCTTGCATCGTCTAGAGATCGGGCTTACCTGGCTCGACTTTACGATGAGCCAGGCGAGCGGAGAGCGATGGTCCACCGTCTGAGCCAGGCTGGCTCTGGCTGTACTCAGTCGAAGGAGGTTCTGGATGGTCCTCGCAGATCTGTTTACCCTGAACATGAATGTAGGCTCTGGCTTCTTTGTAGTGAGTGTGGATATTGGCAGAGGGCGCGCCTTTGCTGACCTGCTCGCCGTTACCGTCTCACTTGCCGGATACACAATTACCTACAACCTGCTCGATCTCCTCCTGATCCTGGGCATCTCCATCGTCGCCGCCGTACTGGTGGAGCGGCTCGCGGGCCAGACTACCCCTGGAGGGCTGTTCGGGGCCTTTATCATTGGCCTCATCGGCATCTGGATCTTCATCACCTTCGTGCCGCTCACCTGGAATCAGGACTTCAAGGTACCCAATACCCATGTGCCGCTGATTACGTCCTTCATTGGCGCAGTTCTCTCGATCCTGGTAGTGCATTTCTTCAAAGGCGCCTTCAGGAAAAAGCCGAAGCCAGCCAAAGCTTAGTCCAGGGTTAGTCAAAGCCCAAGGAATGGCGCTCTTGCAGCGATCAGGCGGCCTACTCGCTCGGAATGACTTACACTCCTGGCTCCTGCAAGACGATCCGAATACGCGCTGGGTCTGATGGCAACGTCTGGCCGAAGCCGCCAGAGAGTTTGATTGCGGCCTGGGACACGCCCGGCTGGCTAGTGAGAATCCGTTGGGCGTCCTGGGCGCGCTTGCCCGCGATTACGCGCGCCAACGCTTGTAGTTGGGCGCCAGAGAACTGGTGAGTCCAGACGCCTTCGGCGTTCACTGTGAGCGTGACCGTGCCAAGCTCGTCAGCGGGTACGGCAGTGATCGCTGTTTTGATCGTACCCATCAGGGTATATTCTTCTCCGAGGTCCGTTGCAGCCTGCTGTATAAGTAAACTCGCAGCCATCTGCGCTGCCCCATCGTGATCGTAGACCTCCCCTGTACAGAGGAAACTCACTGAGACGGTCACAGCAGGCGCCTTATCCCCTGCTTTATGGTTGGCGCTCTTCTTTGGCGTGCATTGTGGCGTGCCGACCAGTTGCTCACCCTGCTGCATCTGCGCTTGCAAGATTTGCTGGGGGTCGGGCTGATTAGCCGAGATCAGGCTGTTCTCCGCGCCATCAATATCGCTCTGCTTGACCACCGGGCCGTTGTACGCATCCCGGCCTCCGGTGAAATTATACCTGGGAAATACATACCAACAGGGAGGAACGGTGTCCGCAGGAACACACGATCCATCGTTCCCATACCAATCGAAAGGGGAGCCGCTGCCACAAGTATCGGAGGCAATAACATTGCCGATTGATCCGGCCTGAAGGACATGTCCAGGCGCAAAGGCAACTACAACTGGGTCTCCTGCGCGCCCTCCCGGAGGAAGCGTCACGGTGGTATCGAGTACCATTTCTATCTGTGGGTGGGTACAACCATTACCAGCATTATTTGGGAAAGTCGTTCCCGCAGTAAAAGTCACACCGAGCGTTGCATTATTTTCAACTACCAGCGTCCCGTGCGCCTGGGTAGCAGAGAGCGTTGCATGCCCCGTCGCCGTGGCCGTTTTCGTCTGGGTTGGCGTCGTTACCGAAAGCATCCGCGCCCCCACCTCTTGCTTGGATGCATCGGGCGTGCCGGGTTCCGCTGAGAACGTATAGACGTTGCTCACTTCTTGACTCGCCGGGGTAATCGTCACCGTCGCTGTTGCCCCCAGCAGCCCGTAGGCCAGCCCGCTCCCAACCAGCGCCAGTACGACCAGCACAGTTGCAGCGATCAGAATGAAGCGCCGTTTGCCCCCATGCCGCCGAGCGCCTTCAGGTATAGGCCCAACCGGGGCTGCCAGGGCTACCACTGGCCCGGCCTGTTCCGCCCCGACTGCTCCTTCGGGAGCGCCTGCTGCATCCCCAGCGTCCTGAGAGAGCGTATCCGCCAACGGCGGCGCTGTTGGCGTCTCTGCGTCCTCCGTCCAACCCGGAGCCGCCGGGGCGCTGGCTTCGCGCTCCGGGCGCTTTCCCAGATCAATCGTCTCAGGCAAGGGCAATGCTGTTGGCCCTGTGCTGGCCGCTGCCCATCCCTGGGCAGCCGGTGTGGGCGCTTCCTCAGCCAGCGACCTGGACACGGGTGGCGCTGATGCTTCTACGGGAGGACTGATGTAAGTTGGGGCATTTGCCATCGTGTCACTGATGAGAGGCGGATCGGGCAGGGCATTGGTGATCTTCGGGGAAGATTCGGCGCTGATGCGCGTCTCAGCGCCTTCTGTTTCCAGCGCCTGCACAGCGTCCTGGAAGGCAGCGGCAAAAGCCGTCACGGAACTGAAACGTTCTTCCGGGCGTTTCGAGAGTCCCTTCAACAGGACAGCATCCACTCCATGAGACAGGCGGGGATGATGTATGCTGGGAGCTTCCGGCAGCGTGTTGACGTGCTGAAACATAATCTGCATGGGGCTGCCTTGAAACGGCGGACGCCCGGTGAGGAGTTCATAGGCCATGATCGCCAGGGCATATTGGTCCGACGCCATGACTGGCTTCCCCAGACACTGTTCAGGCGCCATGTAGGTTGGCGTCCCCCGGATCGCCTGGCTGGTATTGGCCGTCGCTGCCGTGAGGCGGGCGATCCCAAAATCAGCCAGCAGCACATCGGGGAGCGTGGCGCCTGGGGCACGCGCGCGCAGAAGGAAATTGGCTGGCTTGATGTCCTGATGCACAATCCCATGATCGTGCGCGTGCTGGAGTGCTTCGGCAGCCTCGCTCACCAGATGGGCGACCACCGATGGTGGCAGGATACCATCGGACGCCTGGCGACGGACCCAGGCCGCCAGCGAGCCTTCCTTACGATAAGGCATGACCAGAAAGGTCAGGCGCATCTGGCCGATCTGGGTTTCTCCATATTCATGCAAGGGCAAAATGGCAGGATGATCCAGAGCAACAATAGCCTGTGCCTCGCGCAGGAAAAGTCGGGCGGCTTCATCGTTGGTTTGGGGGCCAGGGTAGGCGTCCAGATCGGCGCGCACAACCTTGATAGCCACCTTTTGTCCAATGCGGGGGTCTTCGGCCAGATACACTTCGCCCATGCCACCACTGCCCAACAGCCGGACGATGCGGTATCGTCCCAGGTGTTGGCCTTCCAGGGCCATACGCCACCTCTCAAGCGCGGAGTTCCTCACGAACCACGGAGGTCGAGGAGTGTTACAACACAACTATATCACCGTCACGTTGGCATGCACAAGGCGGACGTGCTCTTTGCAACGGGGAGAGAAAGCCCGGAGCGTCTCCCTCAGCCGAGAAAGCCTCGATTGAGAAGCCGGATGGCATCAGCGTAGAGGAGATCAGAGGTCGGAGCGCCCAGTTCGGCTCCGATGAGCCGTCGTCCGTTGCGGGTCGCCGAGAAAACAATACAAAACCCGGCGGCTGTACTCGTTCCCGTCTTCACCCCATTTGCTCCCGGATACATACCCAGCAACTGATTGGTGTTATCCCAGGGATAGTGATGACGATCCGTCTGCGCCGGAACATCATGGTGCTTTGTCTGCACAACCAGGGCAAAGGTTGAGTTCTTCATGGCATACTGCGCCAACTTCACCAGATCCGCAACAGTAGAGAAATTAGTGGACTCCTCCCCATGCGGGCTGGTAAAATGCGTGCCCTTCAGCCCAAGAGCGCCTGCTTTGGCATTCATCATTGACACGAACTTCGCTGTAGAGCCTGCGATAGCATGAGCAATCACAATGGCTGCATCGCATCCAGATGGCAGCATGAGTCCATAGAGCAAATGAAGTATTGACATATTGTCATCGCCCACCACAAGCTCGGCTGAAGTGCATCCAGCCGGTACCTCATCCAGTTCCGCTTGCGTGATGGGCGCGACGTTGTTGGCGAGATCACCACCATTCTCAATCGCAAGAATGGCGGTCATAATTTTAGCGATGCTGGCAATAGGCAGGCGCGCGTGAATATTGGCGCTGTAGATCGCCCGGCCCGTTCCGGCATCGATCAGATATTCCGCCGCGCCATTGACAAATCGGACAGGGGTAGGCGACGGTGTGGGCAAGGGGGTTGGCGTTGGGGTATCTGTTGGTGTTGGAGACGGCGTGGGCGATGGGGCAACAGCAACAGCAGACGCGCTTTGAGAGAACACCGAAGAAACGAACGGGATGGTGAGCGGAACCAGGGCGATCAGACAGACGAGCGCCGCAGCCA
Proteins encoded in this region:
- a CDS encoding zinc ribbon domain-containing protein, whose amino-acid sequence is MFCPHCGSNTVDAHGACQECGKETFDSSTDLEVQAISVGAAGNCPKCGAPLEQDELFCGQCGARVSIVPSSGPALADSPTARASTPRRGRGRLSATGNAQRDHWENVPEDEYDAPTEAYRHVPPPRSTPRTTPGGGLPNRSPAHRPASTARLASGKPYLEQPPRSHIALIVGLLCFLASFMSGGAAIWLAVTSLH
- a CDS encoding RNB domain-containing ribonuclease → MVYQYENPKRAFSPAAIAEAQIVAESIIEGMAGRPAAQGITIDNPTSRDLDDAFWLERLPQGGYQLQVSIADVGSWITPRLTPALDQAAFTRAFTRYEGERYRPMLPRPLSEDRLSLLEGRPRPAITIAIPLDAQLYPGEPDITLTTLSSSKRFSYAVVERELDHAQTDLAPMLQLAYEIAQGLLRGRRLRGALAVYNLPAGWITTEEGFLHKLGTGERYKAQLITAEFMILANQAFARFFANKGILALYRNQKARAIAPERLTLLQMLDMAVQQPTLAFPERVSATFQLAMERARYAPTLEGHFGLNLPAYIHMTSPIRRYSDLVNQRILLSVLNEESSPYPRAELEHIAASINEREQAVKEAKQAYFLDLHTRRVKKIVEEDAQDPTASSLSLSRLNARTFHSVIRIAAEGYGLVPAVEQEILRRLEARQLDAHDLFTLVFRFNTSEAAWDRVRTAALQALQRTPEYATSILLMGHQTLGWSAPAYEFSTLVEHTPSFQARVTVNIAGREYVSTWQQAQQKNRAKQLAGVELLICIARGSSEASLDDSGNGSIADGPGDDSRQRSDARAAPIPRDAAPPNYKGQLQEQAQAHRWERPVYIEESRSGPPHAPLISVEGMVVAHGRKYSAKGEGKTKVQAEQRAAQQLLDLIPQPPLEAAIHAVPADNQTAMSTLHEMQQKAAIRAVTYTYERLGQQHDELFSCVCAVLLTDDHAITGSGTGKTKRQAAQAAAFQALGHLEL
- a CDS encoding protein kinase, which translates into the protein MALEGQHLGRYRIVRLLGSGGMGEVYLAEDPRIGQKVAIKVVRADLDAYPGPQTNDEAARLFLREAQAIVALDHPAILPLHEYGETQIGQMRLTFLVMPYRKEGSLAAWVRRQASDGILPPSVVAHLVSEAAEALQHAHDHGIVHQDIKPANFLLRARAPGATLPDVLLADFGIARLTAATANTSQAIRGTPTYMAPEQCLGKPVMASDQYALAIMAYELLTGRPPFQGSPMQIMFQHVNTLPEAPSIHHPRLSHGVDAVLLKGLSKRPEERFSSVTAFAAAFQDAVQALETEGAETRISAESSPKITNALPDPPLISDTMANAPTYISPPVEASAPPVSRSLAEEAPTPAAQGWAAASTGPTALPLPETIDLGKRPEREASAPAAPGWTEDAETPTAPPLADTLSQDAGDAAGAPEGAVGAEQAGPVVALAAPVGPIPEGARRHGGKRRFILIAATVLVVLALVGSGLAYGLLGATATVTITPASQEVSNVYTFSAEPGTPDASKQEVGARMLSVTTPTQTKTATATGHATLSATQAHGTLVVENNATLGVTFTAGTTFPNNAGNGCTHPQIEMVLDTTVTLPPGGRAGDPVVVAFAPGHVLQAGSIGNVIASDTCGSGSPFDWYGNDGSCVPADTVPPCWYVFPRYNFTGGRDAYNGPVVKQSDIDGAENSLISANQPDPQQILQAQMQQGEQLVGTPQCTPKKSANHKAGDKAPAVTVSVSFLCTGEVYDHDGAAQMAASLLIQQAATDLGEEYTLMGTIKTAITAVPADELGTVTLTVNAEGVWTHQFSGAQLQALARVIAGKRAQDAQRILTSQPGVSQAAIKLSGGFGQTLPSDPARIRIVLQEPGV